GGGCCGCGTCGTCCGGGTCGACGATCCCGCCGACGCCGATCACCGGCAGTCGCCCGCCGGTCTCCCGGTGCACGAAGGCCACCGTCTCCCGGGCCCGGACGGCGAGCGGCCGACCGGAGAGACCGCCGGCCTCCGCGCCCCGTGCGCGGTCGCCCGGGGCGAGTCCGTCCCGGGCCAGGGTGGTGTTGGTGGCGATCACGCCGGCCGCGCCCCGGGCCAGGCAGACCTCCAGCAGTTCGGCGATGGCCGGCTCGGTCAGGTCCGGGGCGATCTTCACCAGCACCGGCTTCTCCCCCACCAGGGCGGCGAGCAGCGCGTCGAGGTGTTCCCGGTCCTGGAGGGCGCGCAGGCCCGGGGTGTTCGGCGAGGAGACGTTGACCGCGAAGTAGTCGCCGTGCCCGCGCAGGGCCCGGTAGGAGGCGAGATAGTCCTCCACCGCCTCCTCGATGGGCGTCACCTTGGACTTGCCGAGCGAGATGCCCAGCGGCACGCCGAGTGGGCGGGGCAGCGCGGCGAGCCGGGCGGCGAGCGCCTCGGCTCCGGCGTTGTTGAAGCCCATCCGGTTGACCACGGCCTCGCTGTCGGGCAGCCGGAACAGCCGGGGCCGGGGGTTGCCCGGCTGCGGGCGCGCGGTCACCGTGCCGACCTCGACGAACCCGAAGCCCAGCGCCGGCCAGGCCGGCAACGCGACGCCGTTCTTGTCCATCCCGGCGGCCAACCCGACCGGGTTGGGAAAGGTGACGCCGAAGACCGTACGCGGCGCGGAAGCCGCGTACCGCGCCCGCAGTGCCGCCAGGGCGACCGGCCGCCCGGACAGCCCGGCGAGCCGCCGCAACGTCCACTCGTGCGCCGCCTCGGCGTCCCCGCCCCCGATCCGGAACAGGCCCGCCCTGACAATCCGCTGGAACATCACCACGCCACCTCCCCCGGCCCCGGAGTTCCGGG
The nucleotide sequence above comes from Micromonospora pallida. Encoded proteins:
- a CDS encoding quinone-dependent dihydroorotate dehydrogenase translates to MMFQRIVRAGLFRIGGGDAEAAHEWTLRRLAGLSGRPVALAALRARYAASAPRTVFGVTFPNPVGLAAGMDKNGVALPAWPALGFGFVEVGTVTARPQPGNPRPRLFRLPDSEAVVNRMGFNNAGAEALAARLAALPRPLGVPLGISLGKSKVTPIEEAVEDYLASYRALRGHGDYFAVNVSSPNTPGLRALQDREHLDALLAALVGEKPVLVKIAPDLTEPAIAELLEVCLARGAAGVIATNTTLARDGLAPGDRARGAEAGGLSGRPLAVRARETVAFVHRETGGRLPVIGVGGIVDPDDAARMVDAGASLVQLYTGFVYRGPALVRAAARAIGRAGSATTAGSAGR